TGGTGGGCACGGAAGCGGCGACACGTTGGCTTTTCAGAAAGCGCGCGATGGAATTGGCCGACACGGGCGATCCGACGGAGTCGGCCAGGAAGGTCACCAGTCGGGCGAGAAGGTCGTGGTTCTTGACGCCATGGCGTTGCACGATGTCTTTCAGAATGGCGGTCTGGGCGACCTCTCCAAGGTATCCGAAGACGGTTTCGTCTTCCAACGGGAGGTGGTGCAGGAAGGGAAGGCCGCCGTAGCGCAGGAACTTGCGGAGGGATTCGTCGGAGTCTTCCTGGCGATGGAAGACCAGGAACTCGTCGTAGGAAAGAGGAGGCACTTCGATGGTGATGGAGCGACCCGCGAACCGGGTGGCGATCTCGCCGGAAAGAAGCTCCGCGTTGGATCCGGTCACATAGAGATCCCAGCGCTCCTCGGCGGCGAGGCTTCGCAGGGCGAGGTCGAAATCCTCGATTTCCTGGACTTCGTCGATCATCAGGATCGCTGGGCCGGATGGTGCGTGTTTTTGAGCCATAGCCAGGAGGTCATCTGCCGTGCGTATGTGACGCCACTCGGCGGATTCCAGCTGGACAAACAGCGGAGCAGAGCCGCTGGCGGCTTCGAATTCGAACGCCAGGCTGGCAAGAAACGAGCTTTTGCCGACGCGCCGTTGGCCGGTGATCACCTTGATCAGGGCGGAACCGATCCATGGCTGGATGCGCTGACGAATCAGCGGTCGCGGCAACTTGCTGTTAAGCATGCTTTACAAGATACCGAAAAATCACTCACGTATAAAGCATGAATTGATAAAAGGCATGAAAAAGCCCACCCTCCGCAGTGGGGAGGATGGGCTCTGGAAAGACGCTTTCTTAGAGATTCTCAGCGCAGCGAAGGTAGGGCGTGGACTTCGCGGGTGTCTTGGGATTCCAGGACCACGAAGCGAAGGCCGGAGCCGGCCGCCGGAAGGAGGCCCGTGGTGGCACCCACCGCGGCTTGGGTGCGAGCGAGTTCCGATCCGTTGACGTCCACCACCCGCACGGTGGCGGGGCTGGTGAGGGCGGTGCCGCGAAGCCAGGCGAATCCGCCTTCCACTGCGCGCACCGAGAGGACCGAGGGCTTGCGCGTAGCGGGAACCGACGGAAGCTGATCCCTTGCGGACCATCGTCACGTTGTCGATGGTGACCGTGGTGAGCAGCTTGCCCACGCAGAACTGGATCATGCCGTCGGCACTGTTGATGTTGGATTTGAGCTCGATGCTGTACGCGGCTTTGGTGGTCGTCAGGGACACAGTGGCATTGGACTGCCACTTCCAGTCGCCTGTCGTGAGGGTGGGAGTGATGTCACGAGCCACCGAGGCGAACGCGTCG
This DNA window, taken from Fibrobacterota bacterium, encodes the following:
- a CDS encoding ATP-binding protein, whose product is MLNSKLPRPLIRQRIQPWIGSALIKVITGQRRVGKSSFLASLAFEFEAASGSAPLFVQLESAEWRHIRTADDLLAMAQKHAPSGPAILMIDEVQEIEDFDLALRSLAAEERWDLYVTGSNAELLSGEIATRFAGRSITIEVPPLSYDEFLVFHRQEDSDESLRKFLRYGGLPFLHHLPLEDETVFGYLGEVAQTAILKDIVQRHGVKNHDLLARLVTFLADSVGSPVSANSIARFLKSQRVAASVPTILDHIHHLEQAYLVRRTKRQDLTGKKILEVSEKHYFEDLGIRSVLLDRTKADPSQIVENAVHHRLVVDGWKIQTGDLNGREIDFVCQRGSDRMYVQATYVMTDASTREREFGNLLALPDNHPKLVVSMDPWIQDDRGVKHLSLRTFLHDGWG